In a genomic window of Streptococcus oralis subsp. tigurinus:
- a CDS encoding DJ-1 family glyoxalase III: protein MAKVAVILAQGFEEIEALTVVDVLRRANISCDMVGFEEQVAGSHGIQVKADRIFDGDLSDYDLVVLPGGMPGSAHLRDNPALISEIQAFNRAGKKIAAICAAPIALHQAGALKDKHFTCYDGVQENISDGIYQKQTVVVDGNLTTSRGPSTALAFAYELVEQLGGDAGSLRDGMLYRDVFGNQQ from the coding sequence ATGGCAAAAGTAGCAGTTATTTTAGCCCAGGGTTTTGAAGAAATCGAAGCCTTGACAGTAGTCGATGTCTTACGTCGAGCAAACATTTCTTGTGATATGGTAGGATTTGAAGAGCAGGTGGCAGGATCACATGGCATTCAGGTAAAAGCCGACCGTATCTTTGATGGTGATTTGTCCGACTATGACTTGGTCGTTCTTCCAGGTGGCATGCCAGGCTCAGCTCACCTACGGGATAATCCAGCCCTCATTTCTGAGATTCAAGCCTTTAATCGAGCAGGAAAGAAAATTGCTGCCATCTGTGCAGCCCCAATCGCTCTTCATCAAGCAGGTGCCCTGAAAGACAAGCACTTCACCTGTTATGACGGTGTTCAGGAGAACATCAGTGATGGAATTTATCAAAAGCAAACAGTGGTTGTGGATGGCAATCTAACAACTAGCCGAGGACCGTCAACCGCACTTGCCTTTGCCTATGAGTTGGTAGAGCAATTGGGAGGAGATGCTGGAAGTTTACGAGACGGCATGCTCTATCGAGATGTCTTTGGAAATCAACAGTAA
- a CDS encoding HAD-IA family hydrolase has translation MKYRDYIWDLGGTLLDNYETSTAAFVETLAQYGIEQEHDRVYEALKVSTAFAIEKFAPDIENFLENYKDNEARELEYPVLFEGIPELLKDISDKGGRHFLVSHRNDQVLELLAKTQIADYFTEVVTASSGFKRKPDPESMIYLRDKYHISSGLVIGDRNIDVEAGKAAGLDAYLFKNVVTLRQAIDM, from the coding sequence ATGAAATATCGTGACTATATATGGGATTTAGGTGGTACCCTATTGGATAATTATGAGACTTCTACAGCGGCCTTTGTAGAGACCTTAGCCCAATACGGAATAGAGCAAGAACACGACCGTGTTTACGAAGCCTTAAAGGTTTCGACAGCTTTTGCCATTGAGAAGTTTGCCCCAGACATCGAGAATTTTTTAGAAAACTACAAAGATAATGAAGCGCGTGAGCTAGAGTATCCAGTTTTGTTTGAAGGGATTCCAGAACTACTCAAAGACATTTCTGACAAGGGTGGCCGTCATTTCTTAGTTTCTCATCGAAATGACCAAGTTCTAGAACTTCTTGCAAAGACTCAGATAGCTGACTATTTCACAGAAGTCGTGACTGCTAGTTCCGGTTTCAAACGAAAACCAGATCCTGAGTCTATGATTTATTTACGTGATAAATATCATATCTCATCCGGTTTGGTCATTGGAGACAGGAATATTGATGTAGAAGCAGGGAAAGCTGCCGGCTTAGATGCCTATCTTTTTAAAAACGTTGTGACACTGAGACAAGCAATAGACATGTAA
- a CDS encoding NAD(P)H-hydrate dehydratase — MKVIDQDLLEKIIIERSRTSHKGDYGRLLLLGGTYPYGGAIIMAALAAVKSGAGLVTVGTDKENISALHSHLPEAMAFSLQDQQLLKEQLEKAEVVLLGPGLREDAFGEEIIKRVCDSLRKDQVLIADGGALGILAKGQLPFPSSQLILTPHQKEWERLSGIVLDHQNTETTTRALSDFPQGTILVEKGPATRIWQVGQPEYYQLQVGGPYQATGGMGDTLAGIIAGFAGQFDQVSLYERVVVATHLHSAIAQELAQENYLVLPTEISKALPKTMKKISQKGS, encoded by the coding sequence ATGAAAGTGATTGATCAAGATTTATTAGAAAAAATCATTATTGAACGTTCTCGTACCAGTCATAAAGGAGACTATGGCCGTCTGCTCTTGCTTGGTGGGACCTATCCTTATGGTGGAGCCATCATCATGGCTGCCTTGGCAGCAGTCAAAAGTGGGGCAGGGTTGGTGACTGTTGGCACGGATAAGGAGAATATTTCGGCTCTGCACAGTCATTTACCTGAGGCCATGGCATTTTCTCTTCAAGACCAGCAATTGTTAAAAGAACAGTTGGAAAAGGCAGAAGTTGTCTTGTTAGGTCCGGGTTTGCGAGAGGATGCATTCGGAGAAGAAATCATAAAACGGGTCTGTGACAGCCTTAGAAAAGACCAGGTTTTGATTGCAGATGGCGGTGCTTTGGGCATCTTAGCAAAAGGCCAGTTACCATTTCCTTCCAGTCAGCTCATCCTAACTCCCCACCAAAAGGAATGGGAAAGACTGTCTGGTATAGTTCTTGACCATCAAAATACAGAGACGACTACTAGGGCTCTTTCTGATTTTCCTCAAGGAACGATTTTAGTTGAGAAAGGTCCGGCAACTCGTATCTGGCAAGTCGGTCAGCCTGAATATTATCAGTTACAGGTTGGAGGCCCCTATCAAGCAACTGGTGGAATGGGAGATACACTTGCTGGAATCATTGCAGGTTTTGCAGGTCAGTTTGACCAAGTCAGCCTCTATGAGAGGGTAGTGGTAGCAACCCACCTTCATTCAGCTATCGCGCAAGAACTTGCTCAAGAAAACTACCTTGTCTTGCCAACAGAAATTAGCAAGGCTCTTCCGAAAACAATGAAAAAAATATCTCAAAAAGGCAGCTAA
- a CDS encoding FtsW/RodA/SpoVE family cell cycle protein — protein MKRSFDSRVDYSLLLPVFCLLVIGVVAIYIAVSHDYPNNVLPILGQQIAWISLGLVIGFVVMFFNTEFLWKVTPYLYGLGLALMVLPLVFYNPSLVASTGAKNWVSIGGTTLFQPSEFMKISYILMLARVIVQFTQKHKEWRRTIPLDFLLIGWMIAFTIPVLILLALQSDLGTALVFVAIFAGMVLLSGVSWKIIIPVFATGVTAVAGFMAIFISKDGRAFLHQIGMPTYQINRILAWLNPFDFAQTTTYQQAQGQIAIGSGGLFGQGFNVSNLLIPVRESDMIFTVIAEDFGFIGSVFVVALYLLLIYRMLKITLRSNNQFYTYISTGFIMMLLFHIFENIGAVTGLLPLTGIPLPFISQGGSAIISNLIGVGLLLSMSYQTNLAEEKSGKVPFKRKKVVLKQIK, from the coding sequence ATGAAACGTTCCTTCGACTCTCGAGTCGATTATAGCCTTCTCCTACCAGTGTTTTGTTTACTGGTGATTGGAGTAGTGGCCATTTATATAGCAGTTAGTCATGACTATCCAAATAATGTACTTCCAATACTAGGCCAGCAAATCGCTTGGATTTCCTTGGGCCTTGTCATTGGTTTTGTGGTCATGTTCTTCAATACCGAGTTTTTATGGAAGGTGACTCCCTATCTTTATGGTCTAGGGCTAGCTTTGATGGTCCTACCTCTTGTTTTCTACAATCCGAGTTTGGTAGCTTCTACAGGTGCCAAGAACTGGGTATCGATTGGTGGAACGACACTCTTTCAGCCATCGGAGTTCATGAAGATTTCCTATATCTTGATGTTGGCTCGAGTCATCGTACAATTCACGCAAAAACACAAGGAATGGCGACGGACTATTCCCTTGGATTTCCTATTGATTGGTTGGATGATCGCCTTTACCATCCCAGTCTTGATCCTCTTAGCCCTACAAAGTGACTTGGGGACTGCCTTGGTCTTTGTAGCTATTTTTGCAGGTATGGTTCTCCTTTCAGGTGTTTCGTGGAAGATTATCATTCCGGTCTTTGCGACAGGAGTGACTGCAGTTGCAGGCTTCATGGCCATCTTTATAAGCAAGGATGGACGTGCCTTCTTGCATCAGATTGGAATGCCAACCTACCAGATCAACCGCATCTTGGCTTGGCTCAATCCCTTTGACTTCGCGCAAACAACGACTTATCAACAGGCGCAGGGACAAATTGCGATTGGAAGTGGTGGCTTGTTTGGGCAAGGTTTCAATGTGTCCAATCTCCTCATTCCAGTACGTGAGAGTGATATGATTTTCACGGTGATTGCTGAGGATTTTGGCTTCATTGGTTCGGTCTTTGTCGTTGCCTTGTACTTACTTCTCATCTATCGGATGTTGAAGATTACTCTCAGGTCAAATAACCAGTTCTACACCTACATTTCGACTGGTTTTATCATGATGTTGCTTTTCCATATCTTTGAAAATATCGGTGCCGTGACAGGCTTACTTCCTTTGACAGGGATTCCTCTACCTTTCATCTCTCAAGGGGGCTCTGCAATTATTAGCAACCTCATCGGTGTCGGTCTCCTCTTGTCTATGAGTTACCAGACAAACCTAGCGGAGGAGAAAAGTGGAAAAGTTCCATTCAAACGAAAGAAAGTCGTCCTAAAACAAATCAAATAA
- a CDS encoding bifunctional DnaQ family exonuclease/ATP-dependent helicase, which yields MNARNDRYVVVDLEATSTGSKAKIIQVGIVVIENGEIIDQYATDVNPHEPLDSHIKELTGLTDQRLAAAPEFSQVAGKIFELVKDGIFVAHNVQFDANLLAEFLFFEGYELRTPRVDTVELAQVLYPQFEKYNLGILCQELGIELEHAHTALSDAQATAELLLYMRQKLFELPKGLLESLLNLADNLLYESYLVIEEVYQQQSLLSSPDLMELHGLFLKKESKALVPRKLSKDFDKNISLLGLEERPQQLEFAEKIEQLLEEHQTSFIQAQTGLGKTYGYLLPVLNLESQAGILVSVPTKILQNQIMQEEGQRLKEVFHMEIHSLKGPQNYLKLDAFHQVLHRPESNRLFTRFKMQLLIWLTETEIGDLDEIGQLYRYQHFLPELVHDGKLSKKSLFATEDFWKRGQEKAKTSRVLLTNHAYLVTRLEDNPEFVDNRLVILDEAQKMLLALENLAQQAYRLEELVTQIEKSLESEEDLVQKRLLESIGFECRYLMEHYQSGLKNGKWLDSLEHLRQHFSELALPEYRELANFFTSDREFWLATAEKSSKDVLICSSKKGRFILADLLPEDCRLLGVSATLEISNRVSLADLLGFPDAPLVRLDVAKQEQQEVFLVNDFPLVTEVSPVDYASEVASVIRRLQAFQKPILVLFTSKEMLLAVSDLLDQPHLAQYKNGEPSQLKKRFEKGERQILLGTGSFWEGVDFSTHPCVIQVIPRLPFQNPQEPLTKKLNQELRQEGKNPFYDYQLPMTIIRLKQALGRTVRRPNQGSVAVILDSRVVSKRYGKQIAQTLSKERTVQVLSRDQLESAVADFLQSRRNRMKEKSKKEKR from the coding sequence ATGAATGCGAGAAATGATCGGTATGTGGTCGTTGATTTAGAGGCGACCAGCACTGGAAGCAAGGCAAAAATTATTCAAGTAGGCATTGTGGTGATTGAGAATGGTGAAATCATCGATCAGTATGCGACCGATGTCAATCCCCATGAACCCTTGGATTCTCATATCAAAGAATTAACGGGTCTAACCGATCAGCGTTTGGCTGCGGCACCAGAGTTTTCTCAGGTGGCCGGAAAAATTTTTGAATTGGTTAAGGACGGTATTTTTGTTGCGCACAATGTACAGTTTGATGCCAACCTTCTTGCGGAATTTCTCTTTTTTGAAGGATATGAATTGCGCACCCCGCGGGTGGATACTGTTGAGTTAGCCCAAGTTCTATATCCTCAATTTGAAAAGTACAATCTAGGTATTCTTTGTCAAGAGTTGGGCATTGAGCTGGAACATGCCCATACTGCCCTGTCAGATGCTCAAGCAACAGCTGAACTCTTGCTTTACATGCGTCAAAAACTTTTTGAGCTACCTAAAGGGCTTTTAGAAAGCTTATTAAACCTTGCAGACAACCTTCTCTATGAAAGTTATCTGGTGATTGAGGAGGTCTATCAGCAACAATCTCTCTTGTCTTCGCCAGACTTGATGGAACTTCATGGGCTTTTCCTCAAAAAGGAAAGCAAAGCCTTAGTCCCACGAAAGTTATCCAAAGATTTTGATAAAAATATTTCTTTATTGGGGCTGGAGGAGCGACCGCAACAGTTGGAATTTGCGGAGAAGATTGAGCAATTATTGGAAGAACACCAGACTTCCTTTATCCAAGCTCAAACGGGACTGGGCAAGACTTATGGTTATCTCCTCCCAGTTTTGAACTTGGAGAGTCAAGCAGGTATCCTAGTGAGTGTTCCGACCAAAATTCTTCAAAATCAAATCATGCAAGAAGAAGGTCAGCGATTAAAAGAGGTTTTCCATATGGAGATTCATAGTCTCAAGGGGCCTCAAAATTACTTGAAATTGGATGCTTTTCACCAAGTCCTCCATCGGCCGGAGTCCAATCGTCTATTTACTCGATTTAAAATGCAACTGCTTATCTGGCTAACAGAGACAGAGATAGGTGACTTGGACGAAATCGGTCAACTTTATCGCTATCAGCATTTTCTACCAGAACTAGTCCACGATGGCAAGCTTTCAAAGAAAAGTTTATTTGCTACAGAGGATTTTTGGAAACGAGGGCAGGAAAAGGCCAAGACCAGTCGTGTTCTTCTGACCAATCATGCCTATCTGGTCACTCGTTTGGAAGACAATCCAGAGTTTGTCGACAATCGTTTGGTGATTTTGGATGAAGCTCAAAAAATGCTGTTAGCTCTCGAAAATCTAGCCCAGCAGGCTTATCGCCTTGAGGAACTTGTAACCCAAATTGAAAAGTCCTTGGAGTCAGAGGAAGATTTGGTTCAGAAACGTTTGCTTGAGAGTATCGGCTTTGAATGTCGTTACTTGATGGAGCACTATCAGTCAGGTCTGAAGAATGGAAAGTGGTTGGATTCTCTCGAACACTTGCGCCAGCATTTTTCGGAGTTAGCTCTCCCAGAGTATCGAGAACTTGCAAACTTTTTCACCTCGGACCGTGAATTTTGGCTTGCTACAGCAGAGAAATCGAGCAAGGATGTCTTGATTTGTTCAAGTAAAAAAGGCCGCTTTATACTAGCAGACTTATTGCCAGAAGATTGCAGGCTCCTAGGAGTATCGGCTACTCTTGAAATCAGCAATCGGGTTTCCTTAGCAGATTTATTGGGATTTCCGGATGCTCCACTTGTTAGGCTTGATGTAGCAAAACAGGAGCAACAAGAAGTCTTTCTAGTCAATGATTTTCCTCTTGTGACAGAAGTTTCGCCTGTTGACTATGCTAGTGAAGTGGCTTCTGTTATCCGAAGGTTACAAGCCTTTCAAAAACCCATACTGGTCTTGTTTACCTCAAAAGAGATGTTGCTGGCAGTTTCAGACCTGCTCGACCAACCGCATCTAGCTCAGTATAAAAATGGGGAACCTAGCCAACTGAAAAAACGTTTTGAAAAAGGCGAACGTCAGATCTTGCTTGGAACAGGTAGTTTCTGGGAAGGGGTTGATTTTTCAACCCATCCTTGCGTGATTCAAGTGATTCCGAGATTGCCTTTCCAAAACCCCCAAGAACCCTTAACCAAAAAATTAAACCAAGAACTGCGTCAAGAAGGAAAAAATCCTTTCTATGATTATCAGTTGCCGATGACTATCATTCGGCTAAAACAAGCCCTGGGTCGTACTGTTAGACGGCCCAACCAAGGTTCGGTTGCTGTAATCTTAGACAGTCGTGTTGTCAGCAAGCGTTACGGCAAACAAATCGCTCAGACCTTGTCAAAAGAAAGGACTGTTCAGGTTCTTTCTAGAGACCAGCTAGAGTCTGCTGTAGCTGATTTTCTCCAATCCCGTCGCAATAGAATGAAAGAAAAATCCAAGAAAGAGAAGAGGTAA
- the gyrB gene encoding DNA topoisomerase (ATP-hydrolyzing) subunit B, protein MTEKIKNQQAQDYDASQIQVLEGLEAVRMRPGMYIGSTSKEGLHHLVWEIVDNSIDEALAGFASHIQVLIEPDNSITVVDDGRGIPVDIQEKTGRPAVETVFTVLHAGGKFGGGGYKVSGGLHGVGSSVVNALSTQLDVRVHKNGKIYYQEYHRGNVVADLEVVGDTDRTGTTVHFTPDPEIFTETTTFDFDKLNKRIQELAFLNRGLRISITDKREGLEQTKHYHYEGGIASYVEYINENKDVIFDTPIYTDGEMDDITVEVAMQYTTGYHENVMSFANNIHTHEGGTHEQGFRTALTRVINDYARKNKLLKDNEDNLTGEDVREGLTAVISVKHPNPQFEGQTKTKLGNSEVVKITNRLFSDAFSDFLMENPQIAKRIVEKGILAAKARVAAKRAREVTRKKSGLEISNLPGKLADCSSNNPAETELFIVEGDSAGGSAKSGRNREFQAILPIRGKILNVEKASMDKILANEEIRSLFTAMGTGFGAEFDVTKARYQKLVLMTDADVDGAHIRTLLLTLIYRYMKPILEAGYVYIAQPPIYGVKVGSEIKEYIQPGTDQEIKLQEALARHSEGRSKPTIQRYKGLGEMDDHQLWETTMDPEHRLMARVSVDDAAEADRIFDMLMGDRVEPRREFIEENAVYSTLDV, encoded by the coding sequence ATGACAGAAAAAATCAAAAATCAACAGGCACAGGATTATGATGCCAGCCAAATTCAAGTTTTGGAGGGGTTGGAAGCCGTTCGTATGCGTCCAGGTATGTATATTGGATCGACTTCAAAAGAAGGCCTTCACCATCTAGTCTGGGAAATCGTTGATAATTCAATTGATGAAGCCCTAGCAGGATTTGCCAGCCATATCCAAGTCCTTATTGAGCCAGATAATTCCATCACCGTTGTGGATGATGGACGTGGTATTCCTGTTGACATTCAAGAAAAGACAGGACGTCCTGCTGTTGAGACCGTCTTTACTGTTCTTCACGCTGGAGGAAAATTCGGCGGTGGCGGGTACAAGGTATCAGGTGGATTGCACGGTGTGGGTTCATCAGTAGTAAATGCCCTTTCAACTCAACTAGATGTTCGGGTTCATAAAAACGGAAAAATTTATTATCAAGAATACCACCGTGGGAATGTCGTTGCTGATCTTGAAGTGGTTGGAGATACGGATAGAACCGGAACAACAGTTCACTTCACGCCGGATCCAGAGATTTTTACAGAAACAACGACCTTTGACTTTGACAAATTAAATAAGCGTATTCAAGAACTAGCCTTTTTGAACCGAGGTCTTCGAATCTCCATCACAGATAAGCGTGAAGGTCTCGAACAGACTAAACATTACCACTATGAGGGCGGGATTGCTAGCTATGTTGAATATATCAACGAGAACAAGGATGTTATCTTTGATACACCAATCTACACAGACGGTGAGATGGATGATATCACAGTTGAAGTAGCCATGCAGTACACAACCGGTTACCACGAAAACGTCATGAGTTTCGCCAATAACATTCACACCCATGAAGGTGGTACGCATGAGCAAGGTTTCCGTACAGCGCTGACGCGTGTTATCAATGATTATGCTCGCAAGAATAAGCTACTAAAAGACAATGAAGACAACCTAACAGGGGAAGATGTCCGTGAAGGCTTGACTGCTGTGATCTCTGTCAAGCATCCAAACCCGCAGTTTGAAGGACAAACCAAGACCAAACTGGGCAATAGTGAAGTGGTTAAGATCACCAATCGCCTTTTCAGCGATGCCTTCTCTGATTTTCTCATGGAAAATCCACAGATTGCCAAACGCATCGTGGAAAAAGGAATTTTGGCTGCCAAAGCTCGTGTGGCTGCCAAGCGTGCACGTGAAGTCACTCGTAAAAAATCTGGTTTGGAAATTTCCAATCTTCCTGGAAAACTAGCAGACTGTTCTTCAAACAACCCTGCTGAAACCGAACTCTTCATCGTCGAAGGAGACTCAGCTGGTGGATCAGCTAAATCTGGTCGTAACCGTGAATTCCAAGCTATCTTGCCAATTCGTGGTAAGATCTTGAACGTTGAAAAAGCCAGCATGGATAAAATTCTTGCTAACGAAGAAATTCGGAGTCTCTTCACAGCCATGGGGACAGGCTTTGGGGCAGAATTTGATGTCACTAAGGCTCGTTACCAAAAACTCGTTTTGATGACCGATGCCGATGTTGATGGTGCCCACATTCGAACCCTCTTACTGACTCTGATTTACCGCTACATGAAGCCAATCCTAGAAGCTGGTTATGTTTATATTGCCCAACCACCGATTTATGGGGTTAAAGTCGGAAGTGAGATTAAAGAATACATCCAGCCGGGTACAGATCAAGAAATTAAACTCCAAGAAGCCTTAGCACGTCATAGTGAAGGGCGCTCAAAGCCAACTATCCAACGTTATAAGGGATTAGGAGAAATGGATGACCACCAATTGTGGGAAACAACCATGGATCCAGAACATCGCTTGATGGCGCGTGTTTCAGTAGATGATGCTGCTGAAGCAGATAGAATCTTTGATATGTTGATGGGCGATCGGGTAGAGCCTCGTCGCGAATTTATCGAAGAAAACGCTGTTTACAGTACACTTGACGTCTAA